Below is a window of Microaerobacter geothermalis DNA.
ACTAATTCTTCCGATAGGTTCCAAAATGGCATATTCTATATCGTGAATATTAGGATAGCCGGCAGTCCTTAAACTGGCTAACAGTTCTACCAATGAATAACGGCTTTTTTTCATATTTTCCCTAATAATTTTTCCATGCTTGATTAATAACGTAGGTTCCCCTATAAACAATCGATTCATCCATTTATACAGGGTGAAGCGGGAAAACAAGATATGAAGCAAAGCAACGACCGACATCCCGATCAATGTCCTGGAAAGAGATTGATGGAGAATAGGCTGGGTAGCCATGGTCACCACTAAAATGATCGCCATCAGATCATGTGGAGTCACCTGGGCCAGAGAAGATTTTCCCATTAGGCGAATCAGCAATACAGAAAACAGAAACAGAATAATCACTTCAACGATAAATTTTGTCATAAACTTACCCCCGATTTCCCAAACCTACTCCCTATTTTTTATCATTTTTCAAATGCTTATTCTTACTTTGTTCGTTGTATTTACCATTACATCTAAGCCGATATTTCTTTTGAATCTGGGTTAAATTATTCAATGTTTGGAATTCTGCCCATTACTTTTATTGCTAAATCTAAGCCAGCCGCTAGCCGAAAGATGAATATCCAAGGGAGAGTATAAATAGCAAGCCTATGTTTTGTCAGGAAGGAAAAAGCTTACCCTTCCC
It encodes the following:
- a CDS encoding DUF421 domain-containing protein — translated: MTKFIVEVIILFLFSVLLIRLMGKSSLAQVTPHDLMAIILVVTMATQPILHQSLSRTLIGMSVVALLHILFSRFTLYKWMNRLFIGEPTLLIKHGKIIRENMKKSRYSLVELLASLRTAGYPNIHDIEYAILEPIGRISVIAKADKNPITPKDLKLNVSYQGLPMAIIIEGKVQEKNLRLIGKDREWLYSEIKAQGYQDVKDIFFASLTDKDVHLYIDNGNGMTGEK